A DNA window from Campylobacter concisus contains the following coding sequences:
- a CDS encoding aldolase/citrate lyase family protein, which produces MYSLEKKLYEQLCFLRDAYDLQGIKAEFEAEGSSFRDLMRLRRLTSKAGVKLYLKIGGVEAIRDIKDAIEIDVDGLIAPMVESKFGAKKFYDSILNIYGGHEIHTTLNIETKSAIENFDEILEYANGKFNNITIGRSDLTASYFDENIKPDSDFTFELLKKVALKMDTTDMTFTVGGSVSARTIEILDQKYQKLKKLIYKLETRKVILPTKIFIEKENAIKEALKFEELYILSKKEFSDMQIGSELSRLTELKRRLQ; this is translated from the coding sequence TTGTATAGTTTAGAAAAAAAACTTTATGAGCAGCTTTGCTTTTTGAGAGATGCATACGACTTACAAGGTATAAAAGCAGAGTTTGAAGCAGAAGGATCTTCTTTTAGAGATTTGATGAGACTAAGAAGACTAACTTCTAAGGCAGGAGTTAAACTATATTTAAAAATAGGCGGTGTAGAAGCTATAAGGGATATAAAAGATGCCATTGAGATTGATGTGGATGGATTGATAGCCCCAATGGTGGAGAGTAAATTTGGTGCCAAAAAATTTTATGATAGTATTTTAAATATTTATGGTGGGCATGAAATTCATACTACATTAAATATAGAAACAAAAAGCGCAATAGAAAATTTTGATGAAATTTTAGAGTATGCAAATGGCAAATTCAATAACATAACTATTGGTAGGAGCGATTTAACTGCATCATATTTTGATGAAAATATCAAGCCAGATAGTGACTTTACTTTTGAACTTTTAAAAAAAGTTGCTCTTAAAATGGATACCACAGATATGACTTTTACGGTTGGCGGTAGTGTTTCTGCTAGAACAATAGAAATTTTAGATCAAAAATATCAAAAACTAAAAAAATTGATATATAAACTTGAAACTAGGAAAGTTATACTACCAACAAAAATATTCATAGAAAAAGAAAATGCAATAAAAGAAGCTTTGAAATTTGAAGAGTTATATATATTATCAAAAAAAGAATTTAGTGATATGCAGATTGGATCAGAACTATCAAGACTAACAGAGCTAAAAAGGAGATTGCAATGA